The Crocosphaera subtropica ATCC 51142 genome includes a window with the following:
- a CDS encoding non-ribosomal peptide synthetase has protein sequence MIDKKKNIEDIYPLSPLQQGILFHTLLTPHSGVYQPQLCLTLVGALNIPRFKQAWKTIIARHQPFRVSFHWEKRDRPFQAVYREVKLPWEEQDWRDISPEEQEQKLQEFLEKERKRDFDLKNPPQIRLKLIYLAKNRYYLVWTQHHLILDGWSSGLVVKEVFQQYHGDGNLSLNHPRPYGDYISWLQQQDETVAKTFWKQKLKGFTTPTSWNVPGKSGILAENSSQAEQEIALSPQTTTALKSLAQQQELTLNTVIRGALALLLSYYSGEDDIIFGATGSGRSASLEGINSMVGLFINTLPVRVQVPPQAKLIPWLKQLQVEQGESSQYEYVSLLEIQKNSDLPPGTPLFDTILVFENYPVDPSVAQLSETLTIESVKSTEWTSLPLTILVGGGSELSIKMKYHCDRFSDAVINRLLAHFQTLLTHIIENPQQLLWQIPLLPEQQQGVWSREQREQGAGSRELYIPQLFERQVEKTPNHIAVTFDNQELTYQELNSQANQLAHHLQSLGVKPETLVGICLERSLEMVIAILAILKAGGAYVPIEPTYPLERIKFILHDTQSSILLTDQNFSNCPVETLIHLNRDYFKLSQYPKTNLTPQTTPNNSIYALYTSGSTGNPKGVVNTYRGVLNRLNWMQKAYNLTPDDRVLQKTPYTFDVSVWEFLWTLLNGACLVVAKPGGHQDSGYLANLIIEQNITTVHFVPSMLQVFLEEANASQCHSVKRVICSGEALSVDLKNRFFQTVKAELHNLYGPTEAAIDVTAWTCLPDDYSVPIGKPIDNIQVYVLNAQQKLLPVGVAGELYLGGEGLARGYLNRPDLTAHSFVPNPFQPGERLYRTGDLVRYREDGNLEYLGRIDNQVKIRGVRLELGEIETILSQHPDITACVVLAKEFESGDRRLIAYIQTSQTEDISQKLRQFLEQKLPSYGVPSAFVTLESFPLTPNGKLDRKALLALSQLSKKEVIAPRNTIERKIADIWREILKIDSLSVDDNFFELGGNSLLATRINSRLRQTLSLDLPLRTLFEKPTVASLAERINVIQLSVQPSLVDSTKQRKEIDI, from the coding sequence ATGATAGATAAGAAAAAAAATATTGAAGATATTTATCCCCTTTCCCCTCTACAACAGGGCATTTTATTCCATACTCTTTTAACTCCTCATTCTGGGGTTTATCAACCTCAACTATGTTTGACCTTAGTGGGTGCTTTAAATATTCCTCGGTTTAAACAAGCTTGGAAAACTATTATTGCTAGACATCAACCCTTCCGTGTCTCTTTTCATTGGGAAAAACGCGATCGCCCATTTCAAGCGGTGTATCGTGAGGTTAAGTTACCTTGGGAAGAACAGGACTGGCGAGATATTTCTCCCGAAGAACAAGAACAAAAGTTACAAGAATTTTTAGAAAAAGAGCGAAAACGGGATTTTGATTTAAAAAATCCGCCTCAAATACGTCTAAAGTTGATTTATTTAGCAAAAAATCGTTATTATTTAGTTTGGACACAACATCACTTAATTCTAGATGGGTGGTCATCGGGATTAGTGGTTAAAGAGGTCTTTCAACAGTATCATGGGGATGGTAATTTATCCCTTAATCATCCTCGTCCCTACGGTGACTATATTAGTTGGTTACAGCAACAAGATGAAACAGTTGCTAAGACGTTTTGGAAACAGAAATTAAAAGGGTTTACCACACCTACCAGTTGGAACGTTCCAGGAAAAAGCGGTATTTTGGCAGAAAATAGCTCACAAGCAGAGCAAGAAATCGCCTTATCTCCTCAAACCACCACTGCTTTAAAATCTTTGGCACAGCAACAAGAATTAACCTTAAATACCGTAATTAGAGGAGCGTTGGCATTATTATTAAGTTATTATAGCGGTGAAGATGATATTATTTTTGGCGCAACGGGTTCCGGACGTTCAGCCAGTCTAGAAGGAATCAATTCAATGGTGGGGTTATTTATTAATACCCTTCCCGTGCGGGTTCAGGTTCCTCCCCAAGCAAAGCTAATTCCTTGGTTAAAACAGCTACAAGTTGAACAAGGAGAATCCTCGCAGTATGAATATGTATCCTTACTAGAAATTCAGAAAAACAGTGATTTACCCCCAGGTACGCCTTTATTTGACACAATTCTGGTGTTTGAAAATTATCCTGTTGATCCCTCGGTGGCTCAACTCAGCGAAACATTGACCATCGAAAGCGTTAAGTCTACGGAATGGACCAGTCTACCCTTAACGATTTTAGTAGGAGGGGGAAGCGAATTATCAATTAAGATGAAATATCATTGCGATCGCTTTTCTGATGCAGTGATTAATCGTTTATTAGCACATTTTCAAACTCTATTAACCCACATTATAGAAAATCCTCAACAACTATTGTGGCAGATACCCTTATTACCGGAACAACAGCAGGGAGTATGGAGCAGGGAGCAGAGGGAGCAGGGAGCAGGAAGCAGGGAGCTTTACATTCCTCAACTGTTTGAAAGACAAGTTGAGAAAACCCCTAATCATATTGCTGTTACGTTTGACAATCAAGAATTAACTTATCAAGAACTGAACAGCCAAGCCAACCAATTGGCCCATCATTTACAGAGTTTAGGGGTAAAACCAGAAACTTTAGTGGGTATTTGCTTAGAACGGTCTTTAGAGATGGTAATTGCTATTTTAGCCATTCTTAAGGCAGGAGGAGCGTATGTTCCCATTGAACCAACTTACCCTTTAGAACGCATTAAGTTTATCCTTCATGATACTCAAAGCTCTATCTTGCTCACGGATCAAAATTTTTCTAACTGTCCCGTTGAAACCCTGATTCATTTAAACAGAGATTACTTTAAACTCTCCCAATATCCGAAGACCAATCTTACACCTCAAACCACGCCAAATAATAGCATTTATGCCCTTTACACATCAGGTTCAACAGGAAACCCCAAAGGAGTCGTTAATACCTATCGAGGCGTGTTAAATCGCTTAAATTGGATGCAGAAGGCTTATAATTTAACCCCTGATGACCGTGTTTTACAAAAAACCCCTTACACCTTTGATGTGTCTGTGTGGGAGTTTCTTTGGACGCTGTTAAATGGGGCTTGTTTGGTGGTAGCAAAACCTGGGGGACATCAAGATAGTGGTTATCTGGCCAATTTAATCATTGAGCAAAACATTACTACTGTCCACTTTGTCCCGTCTATGCTTCAAGTTTTCCTCGAAGAAGCAAACGCATCTCAGTGTCACTCCGTGAAACGGGTTATTTGTAGTGGGGAAGCCTTATCTGTGGACTTAAAAAATCGCTTTTTCCAAACCGTAAAGGCTGAATTACACAATCTTTATGGTCCTACCGAAGCAGCGATCGATGTTACCGCCTGGACTTGTCTTCCCGATGACTACTCCGTTCCCATTGGCAAACCTATTGATAATATTCAAGTTTATGTTCTCAATGCCCAACAGAAGTTACTGCCTGTCGGAGTCGCAGGGGAACTATATTTAGGGGGAGAAGGACTAGCTAGAGGATACCTCAATCGACCCGACTTAACAGCCCACTCTTTTGTTCCCAACCCTTTTCAACCGGGAGAACGGTTATATCGAACAGGGGATCTTGTTAGATACCGAGAAGATGGCAATTTAGAATATTTAGGGAGAATTGATAATCAGGTAAAAATTCGTGGGGTTCGTCTTGAGTTGGGGGAAATAGAAACAATTTTAAGCCAGCATCCCGATATCACTGCCTGTGTGGTTCTTGCTAAAGAATTTGAATCAGGCGATCGCCGACTGATTGCTTATATTCAAACGTCTCAAACAGAAGACATTTCTCAGAAACTGCGTCAGTTTTTAGAGCAAAAATTACCCAGTTATGGGGTTCCCAGTGCTTTTGTGACCTTAGAAAGTTTCCCGTTAACGCCTAATGGCAAGCTAGATCGAAAGGCGTTGCTTGCTTTAAGTCAGTTGAGTAAAAAGGAAGTCATTGCCCCTCGTAATACCATTGAAAGGAAAATTGCAGACATTTGGCGAGAAATTCTTAAAATTGATAGTTTGAGTGTTGATGATAACTTTTTTGAATTAGGGGGTAATTCTCTTTTAGCGACTCGTATTAATTCTCGTTTACGTCAAACGCTTTCTTTAGATTTACCCTTGCGTACTCTGTTTGAAAAACCGACAGTAGCGAGTTTAGCAGAGCGAATTAATGTGATTCAACTATCTGTTCAACCTTCTTTGGTTGATTCAACTAAACAACGAAAGGAAATAGACATTTAA
- a CDS encoding calcium-binding protein, which yields MTQVSLSTSTNFDGALNALVETLGTALTLRLDLDEPAPEGGLRVFIDSDVEQILNRLDLPTFAFNPVTENISPASIRTDFDNSGIALTISEGATFGSFTIPIFDNAEPDSFLPETFDGLVEATFSVKTADEVSDEDAVDITGISDYTIDPAAATSLVLFADDVSQLPDIGDGDPPVVSFSTTPTVINEADGTALVMEFSVDGEIPEDGITVFLEGDMAEILQQFLAPDGDGAVQTRVTDEGNIFYRFDTSFGPGAGLVGGTLEVFSLEDGDPAQDNSDPEAAGIGFLSNFSFTITEPTASITLPVSDDILQEADTTYTYTLVEGDGYTVDETANSGTFTVTDGVTPATSPTVGVTATPTTLLESEQTVFEITFTTEGDIPADGLVVQLQGPPRAIAEFDVNATNPRLPENETVVEGVVVTGGNIVGTDEVAGSVFFRIFEPTATISVPVFQDDVAEGEETLIFNLQDGELYEIDPDASVINVTIEDGDVPAFPVVSFSTTPEVISEAEGTALVMEFSVDGEIPENGITVNLEGDVARIMQQFTVAQTRFDSETGNIFYRFDNGFVNPDNGFIVGGVLDRFSLEDGDPSESNSDPTAAGDGFLSNFSFTITEPNASITLPVLDDLIEEADTTYTYTLVEGEGYTINSEASTGTFTLTDGVEGGVGPRVEISSTPGTLYESEQTAITINFRTRGEIPPEGVVVFVDGPPRAIAEFDVNATNPRLPEDETVVTGPVVVGGSIVGTNETAGGFFFRVTEEFSSITVPVFQDDVTEGTEDFTFTVLDGEGYQVREGRKSISFTIEDILEPPVVSMSGSPTLLREDEGTVLELNFTTIGDIPASGTTVVLETTDPLLLGTQISNPSNGGDNVGISIPSGSRTTITDEDGNFLRLLQRVTITEANATLRLPVVDDIFEEMDTEYTLTLVEGEGYNLDETGVNSATFTVSDGMIPDEVPTIGVRATPGTLYESEPSILTLTFDVRGEIPEGGIEVFLDSNVARAIAEFDIEGNARTGEVEGVEVTGGEIVGTDNDVSGFFFRIDQANATISVPVFSDDVTEGLETFTFALAEGESYNVRSSRPSVTFSIEDVLEPPVVSMSGSPTLLREDEGTVLELNFTTIGDIPASGTTVVLETTDPLLLGTQISNPSNGGDNVGISIPSGSRTTITDEDGNFLRLLQRVTITEANATLRLPVVDDIFEEMDTEYTLTLIEGEGYNLDETGVNSATFTVSDGELPSNVPTIGVTATPETLVESEQTVLTVSLNAQGEIPEGGVTVFLDSNVARAIAEFDIEGNARTGEVEGVQVTGGEIVGTDNDVSGFFFRMDEANATISVPVFPDDEVEGTETFTYTLAEGEGYAVDPVASSIDFTIEDGQTLPEVSLSITPEQVIEEDPNAAFTATFTVDGEVPEAVFDAEGNYVSGGLSVFLDVKELDVLLDQLGDSFSVEGLTFGPFFDEAQPTVVEFILSEETASITLPTFNDIIEEDPFTFNFELLEDLEGSDYTVNPDANMGSFELVDGNGGPGVGPTVGISIDKTELTEGEEFTFGFAVDGEIPQEGLEVLVTSDTAGSLGEFALFDENGTPLFETTGIDGVPTPADGIGSSFFVTLTDSNASITLSVFEDGPGEGLEAFNFSLVNGEEYEVAPDASDVSFTIDDTPPVVELPVFGSLDGEMFDAGVTPGFDGTDDIVFGGAGDDFIDTVAGNGGNRLYGQSGDDTFILGHNDRAFGGAGDDSFFLLGGDNVVTGGAGSDSFWLAVGEIPEAANTITDFDLEADVLGIAGLGIGFDGLTISEENGDTLIATGDDELAKLLGVSAGSLSADHFVFG from the coding sequence ATGACCCAAGTTAGTTTATCAACTTCAACCAACTTTGATGGTGCGTTAAACGCCCTCGTTGAAACCCTTGGTACAGCTTTAACCCTTCGTTTGGATCTCGATGAACCCGCCCCTGAAGGGGGTTTGAGGGTTTTTATTGATAGCGATGTCGAACAAATTCTGAACCGACTCGACTTACCCACCTTTGCCTTTAACCCCGTTACGGAAAATATTAGTCCAGCCTCTATTAGAACTGATTTTGATAACTCTGGAATAGCGTTAACCATTAGCGAAGGAGCGACCTTTGGTAGTTTTACTATTCCCATTTTTGATAATGCCGAACCTGATAGCTTTTTACCCGAAACCTTCGATGGTTTAGTCGAAGCCACTTTCTCAGTCAAAACAGCAGATGAAGTCAGTGACGAAGATGCAGTCGATATCACAGGCATCAGTGACTATACCATCGATCCAGCAGCAGCTACTAGCCTAGTGTTATTTGCTGATGATGTGAGTCAGTTACCGGATATTGGTGACGGTGATCCACCTGTAGTCAGTTTCAGCACCACCCCAACAGTTATTAATGAAGCGGACGGTACCGCGTTGGTAATGGAGTTCAGCGTGGACGGGGAGATTCCCGAAGACGGCATCACCGTTTTCTTAGAAGGGGATATGGCGGAAATTCTCCAACAGTTTCTGGCACCCGATGGAGACGGAGCGGTTCAAACCCGAGTTACTGACGAGGGCAACATCTTTTATCGCTTTGACACTTCCTTTGGACCGGGGGCGGGACTCGTGGGTGGAACCCTTGAGGTCTTCTCCCTAGAAGATGGTGACCCTGCTCAAGATAACTCCGACCCCGAGGCCGCAGGTATAGGCTTCCTAAGTAACTTCAGCTTCACCATCACGGAGCCAACCGCCAGTATTACCTTGCCGGTGTCTGATGACATCCTACAAGAAGCAGACACCACCTACACCTATACCCTGGTAGAAGGGGACGGCTACACCGTTGACGAAACCGCTAACAGTGGCACGTTTACCGTAACCGATGGGGTAACCCCTGCCACCAGTCCCACCGTTGGGGTGACAGCCACCCCCACAACCCTACTTGAGTCAGAACAGACCGTTTTTGAAATTACCTTTACCACGGAAGGAGATATTCCCGCTGACGGTTTGGTGGTGCAGTTGCAAGGACCCCCAAGGGCGATCGCCGAGTTTGATGTCAATGCCACTAACCCACGGTTACCCGAAAATGAGACAGTGGTAGAAGGGGTCGTTGTCACCGGTGGCAACATTGTCGGCACCGATGAGGTAGCTGGCTCGGTGTTCTTCCGAATTTTTGAACCTACAGCGACTATTTCCGTTCCGGTGTTTCAAGACGATGTGGCTGAAGGAGAGGAAACCCTCATCTTTAATTTACAAGATGGGGAACTCTATGAGATTGATCCCGATGCCAGTGTTATCAATGTAACCATTGAGGATGGGGATGTCCCTGCTTTCCCTGTGGTGAGTTTCAGCACCACCCCAGAGGTCATTAGTGAAGCCGAAGGTACAGCGTTGGTAATGGAGTTCAGCGTGGATGGGGAGATTCCCGAAAACGGCATCACCGTCAACCTAGAAGGGGATGTTGCTCGAATTATGCAACAGTTCACCGTGGCGCAAACTCGCTTCGACTCAGAAACAGGAAACATCTTCTATCGCTTTGATAACGGCTTTGTTAACCCCGATAACGGCTTCATCGTTGGCGGAGTGCTTGATCGCTTTTCCTTAGAAGACGGAGATCCCAGTGAAAGCAACTCCGATCCTACCGCCGCAGGAGATGGTTTTCTGAGTAACTTCAGCTTTACCATCACTGAACCCAACGCTAGTATTACCCTTCCCGTGTTGGATGATCTCATTGAAGAAGCAGACACGACCTATACCTATACTTTAGTAGAAGGGGAAGGCTACACCATTAACAGCGAAGCCAGCACCGGCACATTTACCTTAACTGATGGAGTTGAGGGTGGTGTTGGCCCAAGAGTAGAAATCTCTTCAACTCCTGGCACCCTCTATGAAAGCGAACAAACAGCGATTACTATTAACTTTAGAACAAGGGGTGAGATTCCCCCTGAAGGCGTAGTTGTCTTTGTAGATGGTCCCCCTAGGGCGATCGCCGAATTTGATGTTAATGCAACTAACCCCCGTTTACCCGAAGATGAAACTGTGGTCACTGGACCTGTGGTAGTGGGTGGTAGCATTGTTGGCACCAATGAGACAGCCGGTGGCTTCTTCTTCCGAGTTACCGAAGAGTTTTCATCCATCACAGTACCCGTCTTTCAAGATGATGTTACTGAAGGCACTGAAGACTTCACGTTTACAGTGCTTGACGGCGAAGGATATCAGGTCAGAGAAGGCCGCAAAAGCATCAGTTTCACCATCGAAGATATCCTAGAGCCACCCGTAGTCAGCATGAGTGGCAGTCCCACCCTACTCAGAGAAGACGAAGGCACAGTATTAGAATTAAACTTCACCACCATTGGTGACATTCCTGCCTCTGGCACCACAGTGGTTCTCGAAACCACCGACCCCCTCTTATTAGGGACTCAAATTAGTAATCCCTCCAATGGAGGAGATAACGTCGGTATCAGCATTCCTAGTGGTTCTCGTACAACTATTACCGATGAAGACGGAAACTTTCTCAGACTGCTACAACGAGTCACCATTACCGAAGCCAATGCTACCCTACGCTTACCCGTAGTCGATGACATCTTCGAGGAAATGGATACCGAGTACACTTTGACCTTAGTGGAAGGGGAAGGTTATAACCTCGATGAAACTGGGGTTAACAGTGCCACCTTCACCGTTAGTGATGGCATGATACCAGACGAAGTCCCCACCATCGGAGTTCGTGCTACCCCTGGAACCCTCTACGAAAGTGAGCCGAGCATCTTAACCTTAACCTTCGACGTTCGAGGAGAAATTCCTGAAGGGGGTATAGAGGTCTTCCTCGATAGCAATGTGGCAAGAGCCATTGCTGAATTCGATATTGAAGGCAATGCGCGCACAGGGGAAGTCGAAGGGGTCGAAGTAACGGGTGGTGAAATTGTTGGGACAGACAACGATGTCAGTGGCTTCTTCTTCCGTATCGATCAAGCCAACGCTACTATCTCGGTTCCTGTCTTCTCCGATGATGTAACCGAAGGACTTGAAACCTTTACTTTTGCCCTAGCCGAAGGGGAAAGTTATAATGTTCGTTCTTCTCGACCCAGTGTTACCTTTAGCATCGAAGATGTCCTAGAGCCACCCGTAGTTAGCATGAGTGGCAGTCCCACCCTACTCAGAGAAGACGAAGGCACAGTATTAGAATTAAACTTCACCACCATTGGTGACATTCCTGCCTCTGGCACCACAGTGGTTCTCGAAACCACCGACCCCCTCTTATTAGGGACTCAAATTAGTAATCCCTCCAATGGAGGAGATAACGTCGGTATCAGCATTCCTAGTGGTTCTCGTACAACTATTACCGATGAAGACGGAAACTTTCTCAGACTGCTACAACGAGTCACCATTACCGAAGCCAATGCTACCCTACGCTTACCCGTAGTCGATGACATCTTTGAGGAAATGGATACCGAGTACACTTTGACCTTAATTGAAGGGGAAGGTTATAACCTCGATGAAACTGGGGTTAACAGTGCCACCTTCACCGTTAGTGATGGGGAGTTGCCTAGTAATGTCCCGACCATTGGGGTTACCGCAACACCTGAAACACTGGTTGAAAGTGAACAAACCGTTTTAACAGTGTCCTTGAACGCTCAAGGAGAAATTCCTGAAGGGGGCGTAACCGTCTTCCTCGATAGCAATGTAGCAAGAGCTATTGCTGAATTCGATATTGAAGGCAATGCGCGCACAGGGGAAGTCGAAGGGGTTCAAGTAACGGGTGGTGAAATTGTTGGGACAGACAACGATGTCAGTGGCTTCTTCTTCCGGATGGATGAAGCCAACGCCACTATCTCGGTTCCTGTTTTCCCAGATGATGAAGTTGAAGGGACTGAAACCTTTACCTATACCCTAGCTGAAGGGGAAGGCTATGCAGTCGATCCAGTGGCAAGCTCTATAGACTTCACCATCGAGGATGGACAGACTCTACCTGAAGTTAGTCTAAGCATTACCCCTGAACAGGTCATAGAAGAAGATCCTAATGCTGCTTTTACAGCCACTTTTACCGTTGATGGCGAGGTTCCTGAAGCAGTCTTCGATGCTGAGGGTAACTATGTTTCTGGTGGACTCTCAGTTTTCTTAGATGTTAAAGAGCTTGATGTCCTATTAGACCAGTTGGGTGATAGTTTTAGTGTTGAGGGTCTGACATTTGGACCATTTTTTGACGAAGCACAACCCACTGTTGTTGAATTTATACTCTCGGAAGAAACTGCGAGTATTACTCTGCCCACCTTCAATGACATCATTGAAGAAGATCCCTTTACCTTCAATTTTGAACTATTAGAAGACCTCGAAGGTTCAGACTACACCGTCAACCCAGATGCCAATATGGGTAGTTTTGAGTTAGTTGATGGTAATGGTGGCCCTGGTGTCGGACCCACTGTGGGCATCTCTATCGACAAAACCGAACTCACCGAAGGAGAAGAATTCACCTTTGGCTTTGCGGTTGATGGTGAGATCCCTCAAGAGGGTCTAGAAGTTCTCGTTACTAGCGATACGGCTGGCTCTCTCGGAGAATTTGCACTATTTGATGAAAATGGCACACCGTTATTTGAAACTACCGGTATTGACGGCGTACCTACTCCAGCCGATGGCATTGGCAGCAGTTTCTTTGTTACTTTGACTGACTCCAACGCCAGCATTACTCTCTCTGTATTTGAAGATGGTCCAGGAGAAGGGTTAGAAGCGTTCAACTTCTCCCTAGTTAACGGGGAAGAATACGAAGTTGCTCCTGATGCTTCTGATGTGTCTTTTACCATTGATGATACCCCTCCTGTGGTTGAGCTTCCTGTGTTTGGCAGCCTCGACGGAGAAATGTTTGATGCTGGTGTTACCCCTGGTTTTGATGGCACTGACGACATCGTATTCGGTGGCGCAGGAGATGACTTCATTGATACCGTTGCGGGTAATGGTGGCAACCGTCTCTATGGACAATCCGGCGATGATACCTTTATCCTGGGTCATAATGACCGTGCCTTTGGCGGTGCAGGAGATGATAGTTTCTTCCTCTTAGGGGGTGATAACGTTGTTACAGGGGGTGCAGGATCTGACAGTTTCTGGCTTGCTGTTGGTGAAATTCCTGAAGCAGCCAACACCATCACTGACTTTGACCTAGAAGCGGATGTCTTGGGCATTGCTGGCTTGGGCATTGGCTTTGACGGTTTAACGATCAGTGAAGAAAACGGTGATACCTTAATTGCCACAGGAGACGATGAGTTAGCCAAACTACTCGGTGTGAGTGCTGGTAGTTTAAGTGCTGATCACTTTGTCTTTGGTTAA